A stretch of Bordetella genomosp. 13 DNA encodes these proteins:
- a CDS encoding hydroxymethylglutaryl-CoA lyase produces MPLPTRAKIVEVAPRDGLQNEKNFVPTAIKIELIDRLSAAGFANVEAASFVSPKWVPQMADGAKVMAGITRRPGTIYSVLTPNMKGLEGALAAKADEVVIFGAASEAFSQKNINCSIAESIARFEPVAQAAKAAGVRLRGSISCALGCPYQGEVPIEAVVDVARRYLALGCDEIDVADTIGVGTPRRVRQVMDAVTAVVDPARISGHFHDTYGQSLANILAALEAGISIFHSSASGLGGCPYAKGATGNVATEDVLYMLRGLDIDTGVDFDAVVDTGQWISGFLDRKGGSRAGNATAAKRAA; encoded by the coding sequence ATGCCGCTTCCCACCCGAGCCAAAATCGTCGAAGTCGCCCCGCGCGACGGCCTGCAGAACGAGAAGAACTTCGTCCCCACCGCGATCAAGATCGAGCTGATCGACCGCCTGTCGGCGGCCGGATTCGCGAATGTGGAGGCCGCCTCGTTCGTGTCGCCGAAGTGGGTGCCGCAGATGGCAGACGGCGCGAAGGTGATGGCCGGCATCACACGCCGGCCCGGCACCATCTATTCGGTGCTGACGCCCAACATGAAGGGCCTGGAAGGAGCGCTGGCGGCCAAGGCCGACGAAGTGGTCATCTTCGGCGCGGCCAGCGAAGCGTTCTCGCAGAAGAACATCAACTGCTCCATCGCCGAGTCCATCGCCCGCTTCGAGCCCGTGGCGCAGGCTGCCAAGGCGGCCGGCGTGCGCCTGCGAGGCAGCATCAGTTGCGCCCTGGGATGTCCCTACCAGGGCGAGGTGCCCATCGAGGCCGTGGTGGACGTGGCGCGCCGCTACCTGGCCTTGGGCTGTGACGAGATCGACGTGGCCGACACCATCGGCGTGGGCACGCCGCGCCGGGTCCGCCAGGTAATGGACGCGGTCACCGCAGTGGTCGATCCGGCCCGCATCTCGGGCCATTTCCACGACACCTACGGGCAATCGCTGGCCAACATCCTGGCCGCGCTCGAGGCCGGCATCAGCATTTTCCACTCGTCCGCCTCGGGCCTGGGCGGATGCCCGTATGCCAAGGGCGCCACCGGCAACGTGGCCACCGAAGACGTGCTGTACATGCTGCGCGGCCTGGACATCGACACGGGCGTGGACTTCGACGCGGTGGTCGACACAGGCCAATGGATTTCGGGCTTCCTGGACCGCAAGGGCGGCAGCCGCGCCGGCAACGCCACGGCGGCCAAGCGCGCGGCCTGA
- a CDS encoding amino acid ABC transporter substrate-binding protein has protein sequence MRYLAAGALLAGALQGAQAATIDVVKQRGVVACGTTTGFAGFSAPDAKGEWRGLDVDLCRAVAAAVFGDASRIKVVPLNSQQRFTALQSGEIDVLTRNTTVTQQRDTALGIIHAGINFYDGQGFLVPKSLGVTSARQLDGASICLQTGTSNENTLADWARANQVKYKPVVIETFDAVVNAFASGRCDVFSTDASGLASIRISKLQKPDDYVVLPEIISKEPLGPFVRQGDDAWLNVVRWSLSAMIEAEEYGITSANVDQQLKSQNPNVQRILGVTPGAGKNMGLDDKWAYNIVKQVGNYGESFERNVGQGSPLKIQRGLNRQWQDGGLMYALPIR, from the coding sequence ATGCGGTATTTGGCGGCCGGCGCCTTGTTGGCGGGCGCGTTGCAGGGCGCGCAGGCAGCGACGATAGATGTGGTGAAGCAGCGCGGCGTGGTCGCGTGCGGTACGACCACCGGCTTCGCCGGCTTCTCGGCGCCGGACGCCAAGGGCGAATGGCGCGGCCTGGACGTGGACCTGTGCCGAGCGGTGGCCGCGGCGGTGTTCGGCGACGCCTCCAGAATCAAGGTCGTGCCGCTGAATTCGCAACAGCGCTTCACCGCGCTGCAATCCGGCGAGATAGACGTCCTGACCCGCAACACCACCGTGACGCAGCAGCGCGATACCGCGCTGGGCATCATCCACGCGGGCATCAACTTTTATGACGGCCAGGGCTTCCTGGTGCCCAAGTCGCTGGGCGTCACCAGCGCCAGGCAGCTGGACGGCGCCTCGATCTGCCTGCAGACCGGCACGTCCAACGAAAATACGCTGGCCGACTGGGCGCGCGCCAACCAGGTCAAGTACAAGCCCGTGGTCATCGAGACCTTCGACGCCGTGGTCAATGCCTTCGCCTCGGGCCGCTGCGATGTCTTCAGCACCGATGCATCGGGCCTGGCCTCGATCCGCATCTCGAAGCTGCAGAAGCCGGACGATTATGTGGTGCTGCCCGAAATCATCTCGAAAGAGCCGCTGGGCCCCTTCGTGCGCCAGGGCGACGATGCATGGCTGAACGTGGTGCGCTGGTCGCTGTCGGCGATGATCGAAGCCGAGGAGTACGGCATCACCAGCGCCAACGTCGACCAGCAGCTGAAAAGCCAGAATCCCAACGTGCAGCGCATTCTCGGCGTGACGCCCGGCGCCGGCAAGAACATGGGGCTGGACGACAAGTGGGCCTACAACATCGTCAAGCAGGTGGGCAACTACGGCGAGAGCTTCGAGCGCAACGTGGGGCAGGGCAGCCCGCTGAAGATCCAGCGCGGGCTCAATCGCCAGTGGCAGGACGGCGGCCTGATGTACGCGCTGCCGATACGCTGA
- a CDS encoding YggS family pyridoxal phosphate-dependent enzyme → MSDSFPTTMADRLAAIRARMAAACDRAGRPHDSVALLPVSKTFDAGAVREAAGLGLRRFGENKTQEIRQKAPELADLGLQWVMIGHLQTNKAKEAARIAAEVQSLDRLELAEALQRRLDLEGRVLDVLVQVKTSPEPSKFGLAPEDLPALLRAVARGCPALRVQGLMTMAVNSDDAGAVRACFARLRTLRDQMRGEGIDGVSLERLSMGMSGDFELAIEEGSTEVRIGSALFGARDYGA, encoded by the coding sequence ATGAGCGATTCCTTTCCCACCACCATGGCGGACCGGCTGGCCGCGATACGCGCGCGCATGGCGGCGGCCTGCGACCGCGCCGGTCGCCCGCACGACAGCGTGGCGCTGTTGCCCGTCAGCAAGACCTTCGATGCAGGGGCGGTGCGCGAGGCCGCCGGGCTGGGGCTGCGCCGTTTCGGTGAAAACAAGACACAAGAGATCCGCCAGAAGGCCCCCGAACTGGCAGACCTGGGACTGCAGTGGGTGATGATCGGCCATCTGCAGACCAACAAGGCCAAAGAAGCGGCGCGCATAGCGGCCGAGGTGCAGTCGCTGGACCGGCTGGAGCTGGCCGAGGCGCTGCAGCGCCGCCTGGATCTGGAAGGCCGCGTGCTGGATGTGCTGGTGCAGGTCAAGACCTCGCCCGAGCCCAGCAAGTTCGGCCTGGCGCCCGAAGACCTTCCCGCGCTGCTGCGCGCGGTGGCGCGCGGCTGTCCGGCGCTGCGCGTGCAGGGCCTGATGACCATGGCGGTGAATTCCGACGACGCGGGCGCGGTGCGCGCATGCTTCGCGCGGCTGCGCACGCTGCGCGACCAGATGCGCGGCGAAGGAATCGACGGCGTCTCGCTGGAACGCCTGTCGATGGGCATGAGCGGCGACTTCGAACTGGCCATCGAGGAAGGCTCGACGGAGGTGCGCATCGGCAGCGCGCTGTTCGGCGCGCGCGACTACGGCGCATAG
- a CDS encoding type III secretion system chaperone — protein MQTTAVPPARFLSLLRDFTDATGLPAPEPDAQGEYTLMFGRGEPGDERPVNLAADPHGDWLTVYAPLAAPGENPHPAALRQTLAEGYFAVGTRIVACLDPHGRQLALSTTTLLASLDGAGLLSLLEAFHDRLRAWPALPPPNAVPDDPPPAMGHEALLDGLLRHWGAQPPAAPSPDGHHIILHDGTLLHLRPRWREQLLEIYGRIGDAETRDALPALLVANWFGQARRHSLVREAATGQAVLLCLVSLHHADLPDLIPQIEQCAHEVRQWTRTWSTRGTAPTVSFSPDMRA, from the coding sequence ATGCAGACCACCGCCGTCCCGCCTGCCCGCTTTCTCTCGCTGCTGCGCGATTTCACCGATGCCACGGGCCTGCCAGCGCCCGAGCCCGACGCACAGGGCGAGTACACGCTGATGTTCGGACGCGGAGAGCCGGGCGACGAACGGCCGGTCAACCTGGCGGCCGACCCGCATGGCGACTGGCTGACCGTGTATGCGCCGCTGGCGGCGCCGGGCGAGAACCCGCATCCCGCCGCGCTGCGCCAAACCCTGGCGGAAGGCTATTTCGCCGTGGGAACGCGCATCGTTGCGTGCCTCGATCCGCACGGCCGCCAACTGGCGCTGAGCACAACTACCTTGTTGGCGAGCCTGGACGGCGCCGGACTGCTGTCGTTGCTGGAAGCCTTCCACGACCGGCTGCGGGCCTGGCCCGCCCTGCCGCCCCCGAATGCCGTTCCCGATGACCCGCCGCCCGCGATGGGCCACGAGGCCCTGCTGGACGGACTGTTGCGCCACTGGGGCGCGCAGCCGCCCGCGGCGCCGTCACCGGACGGCCATCACATCATCCTGCACGACGGGACGTTGCTGCATCTGCGTCCGCGGTGGCGCGAACAGCTGCTGGAGATCTACGGCCGTATCGGCGATGCCGAAACCCGGGACGCCCTGCCCGCCTTGCTGGTGGCCAACTGGTTCGGGCAGGCACGGCGCCATTCCCTGGTGCGCGAAGCCGCCACCGGCCAGGCGGTGCTGCTGTGCCTGGTGTCGCTGCATCATGCCGACCTTCCCGACCTGATTCCGCAGATCGAGCAATGCGCCCACGAGGTGCGGCAATGGACCCGCACATGGTCCACGCGCGGGACCGCGCCCACCGTCTCCTTCTCCCCCGATATGCGTGCTTGA
- a CDS encoding copper chaperone PCu(A)C, with amino-acid sequence MTIRNLALAAALSLCTAAAWADSYKAGAIEVDDLWVRASAPGQPNGAGYLEIENDGRAVDRLVSVRSDVAERVELHTIDNENGVARMRAVEGGVEVPAGGEVKFAPGGYHVMFMKLKAPFAEGSQVPATLVFEKAGEVAVKFDVKPLTHNPAGAGHGGHGGHGGMKH; translated from the coding sequence ATGACGATCCGCAATCTCGCCCTGGCGGCGGCGCTGAGCCTGTGCACCGCCGCAGCGTGGGCCGACAGCTACAAGGCCGGCGCGATCGAGGTGGACGACCTGTGGGTGCGCGCCTCCGCGCCCGGCCAGCCCAACGGCGCCGGCTATCTGGAGATCGAGAATGATGGCCGGGCGGTGGATCGCCTGGTGTCGGTGCGTTCGGATGTGGCCGAGCGCGTCGAGCTGCACACCATCGACAACGAGAATGGCGTGGCGCGCATGCGCGCCGTGGAAGGCGGCGTCGAAGTGCCCGCAGGCGGCGAAGTGAAGTTCGCGCCCGGCGGATATCACGTCATGTTCATGAAGCTGAAGGCGCCCTTCGCGGAAGGCTCGCAGGTGCCGGCCACGCTGGTCTTCGAAAAGGCGGGCGAGGTCGCGGTGAAGTTCGACGTGAAGCCGTTGACGCACAATCCCGCGGGCGCCGGCCATGGCGGTCATGGCGGCCACGGCGGCATGAAGCACTAG
- a CDS encoding Crp/Fnr family transcriptional regulator, translating to MHIADSLQLAAAWFRVLDDEQRARVERDVSVQQVQAGAIIERKGDPALVWIGVLSGLVRVSVGNSDGKVASLTGVPAGGWIGEGSLLKREVRKYDVVALRDSVVARLPAATFEWLLDTSIPFNRYLLHQLNERVAQFIGKAEHDRLLDPDARVARCLAELFNPLLYPGMGMRLAITQEEVGYLARVSRQRVNQALRRLEEAGLLTVEYGAVRVRDLNGLKRYGADVLRDAEAA from the coding sequence ATGCATATCGCCGACTCCCTGCAATTGGCCGCCGCCTGGTTTCGCGTCCTGGACGACGAACAGCGCGCGCGCGTCGAGCGCGACGTATCGGTGCAGCAGGTGCAGGCGGGCGCCATCATCGAGCGCAAAGGCGACCCGGCGCTGGTATGGATCGGCGTGCTGTCGGGCCTGGTGCGCGTATCGGTCGGCAACTCGGACGGCAAGGTCGCGTCGCTGACCGGCGTGCCGGCCGGCGGCTGGATCGGCGAGGGCTCGCTGCTCAAGCGCGAGGTGCGCAAGTACGACGTGGTGGCGCTGCGCGATTCGGTGGTGGCGCGCCTGCCCGCCGCCACCTTCGAGTGGCTGCTGGATACCAGCATCCCGTTCAACCGCTATCTGCTGCACCAGCTCAACGAACGCGTCGCGCAATTCATCGGCAAGGCCGAGCACGACCGCCTGCTGGATCCCGATGCGCGCGTGGCGCGCTGCCTGGCCGAGCTGTTCAATCCCCTGCTGTATCCGGGCATGGGCATGCGGCTCGCCATCACGCAGGAAGAGGTGGGTTATCTGGCGCGGGTGTCGCGTCAACGCGTGAACCAGGCGCTGCGCAGGCTGGAAGAGGCCGGCCTGCTTACCGTGGAGTACGGCGCGGTGCGCGTGCGCGACCTGAATGGACTGAAGCGCTATGGGGCCGACGTGCTGCGCGACGCCGAGGCGGCCTGA
- the dprA gene encoding DNA-processing protein DprA produces the protein MPLSHSSAELSAWLRLSLEPGVGPATAYTLLAALGMPEQIYGQSAATLARHVPQDLARQLAGDAPDDVLAQIERTLQWVAEPGRHILTLADPAYPQQLLTIADPPVLLYVTGDAARLQGPALAVVGARSATPGGEDNARAFARHLAGHGWTVISGLAQGIDAAAHEGALQAGPEGAGTVAVMGTGIDRVYPASHRDLAHRIATQGALVSELPLGTPALKHHFPKRNRLVAGLARGVLVVEAARQSGSLITARLAAEGGREVFAIPGSIHSPLSRGCHALIRQGAKLVETAQDITDELGAAVGTAQARAPRPRDAGRSAEAAAAAPEHPLLQALGYDPLHPDVLQARTGLDTSTLQAQLLELELDGRIARIDGGRYQRLK, from the coding sequence ATGCCGCTGTCGCACTCCTCCGCCGAACTGTCCGCCTGGCTGCGCCTGTCGCTCGAACCCGGAGTGGGTCCGGCCACTGCCTACACGCTGCTGGCGGCCTTGGGCATGCCCGAACAGATCTACGGCCAAAGCGCCGCCACCCTGGCGCGCCACGTGCCGCAGGACCTGGCGCGGCAGTTGGCCGGAGATGCGCCGGACGACGTACTCGCGCAGATCGAGCGCACCCTGCAATGGGTGGCAGAACCCGGCCGGCACATCCTGACGCTGGCGGACCCCGCATATCCGCAGCAGCTCCTGACCATCGCGGATCCTCCGGTGCTGCTGTACGTGACGGGCGACGCGGCCCGCCTTCAAGGCCCCGCGCTGGCCGTGGTGGGCGCGCGCAGCGCCACGCCGGGCGGAGAGGACAACGCCCGGGCCTTCGCGCGTCATCTGGCCGGCCACGGCTGGACCGTGATCAGCGGCCTCGCGCAGGGCATCGATGCCGCGGCGCACGAAGGAGCGCTGCAGGCCGGGCCCGAAGGCGCGGGCACGGTCGCGGTAATGGGCACCGGCATCGACCGGGTCTATCCCGCCAGCCACCGCGACCTGGCGCACCGCATCGCGACGCAAGGGGCGCTGGTGAGCGAGCTGCCGCTGGGCACACCCGCGCTGAAGCACCATTTTCCGAAGCGCAATCGCCTGGTGGCCGGTTTGGCGCGCGGGGTGCTGGTGGTCGAGGCGGCCCGCCAGAGCGGCTCGCTGATCACCGCGCGGCTTGCCGCCGAGGGCGGACGCGAGGTGTTCGCCATTCCGGGCTCGATTCATTCGCCCCTGTCGCGCGGCTGCCATGCGCTGATCCGCCAGGGCGCCAAACTGGTCGAGACCGCGCAGGACATCACCGACGAACTGGGCGCCGCCGTCGGTACGGCGCAGGCGCGCGCCCCGCGGCCCCGCGACGCCGGCCGCTCCGCCGAAGCGGCGGCAGCAGCCCCCGAGCATCCGCTGCTGCAAGCCCTGGGCTACGACCCCCTGCACCCCGACGTGCTGCAGGCCCGCACCGGGCTGGACACATCGACCTTGCAGGCGCAGCTGCTGGAGCTCGAACTGGACGGCCGCATCGCCCGCATCGACGGGGGACGGTACCAGCGCCTGAAATGA
- a CDS encoding aminotransferase-like domain-containing protein — MSAAAPQYAFADPFKHQYIPPIRSLMPYAMRPGTISLAGGYPAQELFDLEGLGEASNQVLTRLGACLQYSNIDGQASLRHELARLSAQRGIQCDPDTELAVTGGSQQAMALLARVMLQPGDCVIIENPAFPNSVNAMSYTGATVHTVPSGPHGIDVDALDELAARVKPKIVSVVASFSNPCGATLAREQRVRLLELAVKHRFLIVEDDPYGELRFAGELVPPIAALAEGEARNWAVYISSMSKTMAPALRIGWLVAPAAVRRRCVSAKAADDMASPAWIQEIVAQYLANDRYAVHVPRIREAYGKRCDAMAQALERDMAGHIEFVKPEGGMFFWARLTGDIDATRLLPHAIEKEVVYVPGKAFYADVAGADLHAMRMSFATMNEEQIALGIQRLGLALRACEAGEPVSVTLPE, encoded by the coding sequence ATGTCCGCCGCAGCGCCGCAATACGCTTTCGCCGATCCCTTCAAGCACCAGTACATCCCGCCCATACGCTCGCTGATGCCCTACGCCATGCGGCCCGGCACCATCTCGCTGGCCGGCGGCTATCCGGCGCAGGAACTGTTCGACCTCGAGGGCCTGGGCGAGGCATCCAACCAGGTGCTGACGCGCCTGGGCGCCTGTCTGCAGTATTCCAACATCGACGGACAGGCCAGCCTGCGCCACGAACTGGCGCGCCTGTCCGCGCAGCGCGGCATCCAGTGCGACCCGGACACCGAACTGGCCGTCACGGGCGGCTCTCAGCAGGCCATGGCGTTGCTGGCGCGCGTGATGCTGCAGCCCGGCGACTGCGTCATCATCGAGAACCCGGCCTTCCCCAATTCGGTGAACGCCATGTCGTACACCGGGGCCACGGTGCACACGGTGCCCTCGGGCCCGCACGGCATCGACGTGGACGCGCTCGACGAACTGGCCGCGCGCGTCAAACCCAAGATTGTCAGCGTGGTCGCGTCGTTCTCGAACCCTTGCGGCGCCACGCTGGCGCGCGAACAACGCGTGCGTCTGCTCGAACTGGCGGTGAAGCATCGCTTCCTCATCGTCGAGGACGACCCCTATGGCGAACTGCGTTTCGCGGGCGAGCTGGTGCCGCCCATCGCCGCGCTGGCCGAGGGCGAGGCCCGCAACTGGGCGGTGTACATCTCCAGCATGTCCAAGACGATGGCGCCGGCGCTGCGCATCGGCTGGCTGGTCGCGCCGGCGGCGGTGCGGCGCCGCTGCGTCAGCGCCAAGGCCGCCGACGACATGGCCAGCCCCGCGTGGATCCAGGAGATCGTGGCGCAATACCTGGCCAACGACCGCTACGCCGTGCACGTGCCGCGCATCCGCGAGGCCTACGGCAAGCGCTGCGACGCCATGGCCCAGGCGCTCGAGCGCGACATGGCCGGGCACATCGAGTTCGTCAAGCCCGAGGGCGGCATGTTCTTCTGGGCGCGCCTGACCGGCGACATCGACGCCACGCGCCTCTTGCCCCATGCCATCGAGAAGGAAGTGGTCTACGTGCCGGGCAAGGCCTTCTACGCCGACGTCGCGGGGGCGGACCTGCATGCCATGCGCATGTCGTTCGCCACCATGAACGAAGAGCAGATCGCGCTGGGCATACAGCGGCTGGGCCTGGCCCTGCGCGCCTGCGAGGCCGGCGAGCCGGTGTCGGTCACCCTGCCGGAATAA